A single region of the Sorghum bicolor cultivar BTx623 chromosome 9, Sorghum_bicolor_NCBIv3, whole genome shotgun sequence genome encodes:
- the LOC110430441 gene encoding ATP-dependent DNA helicase PIF1-like, protein MDGDHGLHNDNLYDDDGVIQQHAQGHHYESYRVLPKGPAENSVTDDDPYEFIYHNLPQRHKLRQVSDCSYCGGTGKSFLYKALLARVRSRGLIAIATATSGIAASILPGGRTAHSRFKIPIKIGDNIICSFTKQSGTAELLHRASLIIWDEVARTKRQCVETLDRSLQDIMECALPFGGKVMVFGGDIRQVLHVVTRGTRAQVTDATLQRSYLWDKIRKIRLSRNMRAQSDPWFSEYLLRIGNGTEETIGDDYVRLPDDIVIGYTNTEVAVNQLIQDVFPSLEEHATAYMSSRAILSTKNDHVDRLNAMMIERFPSDEKVYHSFDTVVDDPQNHFPIDFMNLITPNGLTPHELKLKINCPMILLRNLDPNNGLCNGTRLMVRALQDNAIDAEIVAGQHAWKRVFIPRLSLSPLDDISLPFKFKRKQFPVHLTVLGASVNKWKKSALPSNILDLTAIENKDADSAWFTPLKDVLSHEMMDMVAEAKDLAKESKTGDNYVREVNTDENNGGSDCTMISIPLQE, encoded by the exons ATGGACGGCGACCATGGTTTACACAATGATAACTTATATGATGACGATGGAGTCATTCAACAACATGCACAAG GTCATCATTACGAGTCATATCGCGTGCTTCCAAAGGGTCCTGCTGAAAATAGTGTGACGGATGATGATCCATATGAGTTTATCTACCACAACCTGCCACAAAGACATAAACTGAGACAAGTGTCTGACTGCAGTTACTGTG GAGGCACGGGGAAGTCGTTTCTATACAAGGCCCTCCTTGCTAGAGTTCGGTCTAGAGGATTAATTGCCATTGCAACAGCCACATCTGGTATAGCCGCATCAATATTGCCAGGAGGACGCACTGCACACTCTAGATTTAAAATACCAATTAAAATTGGGGACAACATCATATGCAGCTTTACAAAACAGAGTGGTACTGCTGAGTTGCTTCATAGGGCATCTTTGATTATTTGGGATGAAGTTGCCAGGACTAAGCGTCAGTGTGTAGAGACACTTGATAGGTCACTCCAGGATATCATGGAATGTGCTTTGCCATTTGGAGGAAAGGTCATGGTATTTGGTGGAGACATTAGACAGGTCCTACATGTGGTGACACGTGGGACAAGAGCACAGGTAACTGATGCTACTTTGCAAAGATCCTATTTGTGGGATAAAATAAGGAAGATAAGATTGTCACGGAACATGAGAGCACAGTCAGACCCCTGGTTTTCTGAGTACCTGTTACGAATTGGAAATGGAACCGAGGAAACCATTGGAGATGATTACGTCCGGCTCCCCGATGACATTGTGATTGGTTATACTAACACAGAGGTGGCAGTCAACCAACTTATTCAAGATGTTTTCCCATCACTTGAAGAACATGCAACAGCCTATATGAGTTCCCGTGCCATTCTGTCGACCAAAAATGACCATGTTGATCGGCTGAATGCAATGATGATTGAGAGGTTTCCAAGTGACGAAAAGGTTTACCACAGCTTTGACACTGTTGTTGATGATCCTCAGAATCACTTCCCTATTGATTTTATGAATTTAATAACTCCAAATGGACTCACCCCACATGAGCTTAAGCTAAAAATCAATTGTCCTATGATTCTTCTCCGCAATCTTGATCCAAACAATGGCTTGTGCAATGGAACAAGGCTCATGGTTAGAGCATTGCAAGACAATGCAATTGATGCTGAGATCGTTGCTGGACAACATGCATGGAAAAGGGTGTTCATACCAAGGCTTTCATTGTCCCCCTTAGATGATATTTCTCTTCCTTTCAAGTTCAAGAGAAAACAATTCCCA GTTCATCTGACTGTTCTGGGAGCATCTGTGAATAAATGGAAGAAAAG TGCTCTTCCAAGTAATATTCTAGACTTAACTGCAATAGAAAACAAGGATGCTGATTCTGCTTGGTTCACACCATTGAAGGA TGTTCTTTCACATGAGATGATGGATATGGTGGCTGAAGCAAAGGATCTTGCAAAGGAAAGCAAAACTGGGGATAATTATGTAAGAGAAGTGAACACGGATGAGAATAATGGGGGTTCTGATTGTACTATGATTTCTATCCCTCTGCAAGAGTGA